One Benincasa hispida cultivar B227 chromosome 5, ASM972705v1, whole genome shotgun sequence genomic window carries:
- the LOC120078251 gene encoding bifunctional pinoresinol-lariciresinol reductase 2-like, which yields MGKSKVLIIGGTGYLGKRLVKASLRLGHETYVLQRQEIGVDIEKIELLLSFKKEGAHLVCASFNDHNTLVEAIKLVDVVISAVSGVHIRSHHILLQLKLVDAIKEAGNIKRFLPSEFGTDPARMENAMEPGRVTFDDKMVVRKAIEEAKIPFTYISANCFAGYFLGGLCQPGSILPSKDHVVLLGDGNQKAIYVDEDDIAMYTMKTIDDPRTLNKTVYIRPPKNSLSQREVVDIWEKLIGKQLTKTSISAQEFLANMKGQNYAEQVGLTHYYHVCYEGCLANFEIGKDGEEACNLYPEVNYTSVEEYMKRYI from the exons aTGGGAAAGAGCAAAGTGCTAATAATTGGAGGAACAGGTTACTTGGGGAAGAGATTGGTGAAGGCAAGTTTGAGATTAGGGCATGAAACTTATGTTTTACAAAGGCAAGAAATTGGAGTTGATATAGAGAAAATAGAGCTTCTTTTATCATTCAAGAAAGAAGGAGCCCATTTGGTCTGTGCTTCTTTTAATGACCATAATACCCTTGTTGAGGCTATCAAGCTTGTGGATGTTGTTATTTCTGCTGTTTCTGGTGTTCATATTAGATCTCATCATATTCTCCTTCAACTCAAGCTTGTTGATGCAATCAAAGAGGCAGGAAATATCAAG AGATTTTTACCGTCGGAATTCGGGACAGATCCAGCAAGAATGGAAAATGCAATGGAGCCAGGAAGAGTGACATTTGATGATAAAATGGTTGTAAGGAAAGCCATTGAAGAGGCTAAAATTCCTTTCACTTACATCTCAGCAAACTGTTTTGCTGGTTACTTTCTTGGTGGTTTGTGTCAACCTGGTTCAATCCTTCCTTCCAAAGATCATGTTGTTCTCCTTGGAGATGGCAATCAAAAAG CAATATATGTGGATGAAGATGACATTGCAATGTACACAATGAAGACCATAGATGACCCTAGAACTCTAAACAAAACAGTGTACATTAGGCCACCCAAAAACAGTTTATCACAAAGAGAAGTTGTTGACATTTGGGAGAAATTAATTGGAAAACAGCTCACAAAAACCTCCATCTCTGCCCAAGAATTTCTAGCTAATATGAAAG gTCAAAACTATGCGGAGCAAGTAGGGTTAACTCATTATTACCATGTATGCTACGAGGGTTGTCTCGCAAACTTCGAGATAGGAAAAGATGGTGAAGAAGCTTGCAATCTCTATCCAGAAGTCAACTACACTAGTGTGGAGGAATACATGAAACGCTACATTTAA